One window of Robiginitalea biformata HTCC2501 genomic DNA carries:
- a CDS encoding PPK2 family polyphosphate kinase has translation MKDIYAKDYLAGSDFTLRKGDTHEDLGMSDRELKKALARIRKRLGKFQDTLYAHGKYAVLVCLQGMDTAGKDSLIREVFKDFNARGVVVHSFKVPTELERKHDYLWRHYIALPARGKFGVFNRTHYENVLVTRVHPEYILGEYLPDVQSVADIDDAFWRRRFEQINNFEKTLAENGTLIYKFFLNISREEQRQRLLRRLRLKEKNWKFSPGDLEERQLWDSYQECYQDAIRRTHTDVAPWYVIPSDNKRAARVIVASILLETLTAFEDIREPELPDDVKEHLHSYRNQLLAEAPGQAAPGKDNPAEDQPR, from the coding sequence ATGAAGGACATCTACGCAAAGGATTACCTGGCAGGGAGTGATTTTACGCTCCGCAAGGGCGATACCCACGAAGACCTGGGCATGTCGGACCGGGAGCTGAAAAAGGCCCTCGCCAGGATCCGCAAAAGGCTCGGAAAATTCCAGGACACACTCTATGCCCATGGCAAATACGCCGTACTGGTCTGCCTGCAGGGGATGGATACGGCCGGGAAGGACAGCCTCATCCGGGAGGTATTCAAGGATTTCAACGCCCGGGGGGTGGTGGTCCACAGTTTTAAGGTGCCCACAGAACTCGAGCGCAAACACGATTATCTTTGGAGGCATTACATCGCCCTGCCTGCCCGGGGGAAATTCGGGGTATTTAACCGGACGCACTACGAAAATGTCCTGGTGACACGCGTCCACCCGGAGTACATCCTGGGGGAATACCTGCCGGATGTGCAGTCCGTGGCGGATATTGACGACGCCTTCTGGCGCCGCCGCTTTGAACAAATCAATAATTTCGAAAAGACCCTGGCTGAGAATGGAACGCTCATTTATAAGTTCTTTTTGAATATATCCAGGGAAGAGCAGCGGCAGCGCCTGCTTCGCCGGCTTCGCCTGAAGGAGAAAAACTGGAAGTTTTCCCCGGGCGACCTGGAGGAACGGCAACTCTGGGATTCCTACCAGGAATGCTATCAGGATGCCATCCGCCGCACGCATACCGATGTGGCCCCCTGGTATGTTATCCCCTCGGACAACAAACGGGCCGCCCGCGTAATCGTCGCCTCCATCCTGCTGGAGACCCTTACAGCTTTTGAAGATATCCGCGAGCCGGAACTGCCGGACGACGTCAAGGAACACCTGCATTCCTACCGGAACCAGCTCCTGGCGGAAGCACCGGGCCAGGCAGCCCCTGGCAAGGATAACCCGGCCGAAGATCAACCCCGTTAA
- a CDS encoding mechanosensitive ion channel family protein gives MMQENTEPVAEPVKEFFKEDLWDAAREFLNYGLHFGEGDNSVDITIGLLLSLTLALVGTTLVLRWMRNLYSRKMEQEDRMKFISVFKYFRYGIYLVVVLLTVSAAGIDITLLITASAVLFVGIGLALQEFFQDIIGGIMILVDKSLHVGDIVEVDGKVGKVFEIKLRSTRALTRDDKVLVIPNHKFMSEVIYNYTQNHRMTREAVRVGVAYGSDVQRVTELLLEAAREQKGVLKNPKPFVTFDDFGDSALLFAIHFFTNDAFTDPRVKSDMRYRIDALFRENRITIPFPQRDVHFFAHTPLSVREDGQGPANAPEGSA, from the coding sequence ATGATGCAGGAAAATACAGAACCCGTTGCCGAGCCCGTGAAGGAATTCTTCAAGGAGGACCTCTGGGACGCCGCCAGGGAGTTCCTGAATTACGGCCTCCACTTTGGGGAAGGGGATAATTCCGTCGACATTACCATCGGCCTGCTGCTGTCGCTGACCCTGGCACTGGTGGGCACCACCTTGGTACTCCGCTGGATGCGCAACCTGTACTCCCGTAAAATGGAACAGGAAGACCGGATGAAATTCATCAGCGTCTTCAAGTATTTCCGGTATGGCATCTACCTGGTAGTGGTCCTGCTGACAGTAAGCGCCGCCGGCATCGATATCACGCTGCTGATCACCGCCTCTGCGGTGCTGTTTGTGGGTATCGGCCTCGCTTTGCAGGAGTTTTTCCAGGATATCATCGGGGGGATCATGATCCTGGTGGATAAATCGCTCCATGTGGGGGATATCGTGGAAGTAGACGGCAAGGTGGGCAAGGTTTTCGAAATCAAGTTGCGCTCCACCCGGGCCCTGACCCGGGACGACAAGGTCCTGGTGATCCCGAACCACAAGTTTATGAGCGAGGTCATCTACAACTATACCCAAAACCACCGGATGACGCGGGAAGCGGTCCGGGTGGGGGTGGCCTACGGCAGCGATGTCCAGCGGGTCACTGAATTGTTGCTCGAGGCCGCCAGGGAGCAAAAGGGCGTACTCAAAAACCCGAAACCTTTTGTGACTTTCGACGATTTCGGGGATTCCGCCCTGTTGTTTGCCATCCATTTCTTTACCAACGACGCCTTTACCGACCCCCGGGTTAAGAGCGATATGCGGTACCGGATCGATGCGCTCTTCCGCGAAAACAGGATAACTATCCCATTCCCCCAACGGGATGTGCACTTTTTTGCCCATACGCCCCTCTCGGTCCGGGAAGACGGGCAGGGACCCGCGAATGCCCCTGAGGGCAGTGCCTGA
- a CDS encoding thioredoxin family protein, which produces MARTPSNMLPLGTRAPEFELPDTVSGQVRDLQSLQGEKGTLVMFICNHCPFVKHVNRELVRLANQYMPKGISFIAISSNDVENYPDDSPEKMKENARLQGYPFPYLYDASQEVARSYQAACTPDFYLFDDKLDLVYRGQLDDSRPGNGIPVTGKDLEGAITALLNGESIPADQKPSIGCNIKWKPAS; this is translated from the coding sequence ATGGCACGAACTCCCAGCAATATGCTGCCCCTCGGCACCCGGGCACCCGAATTTGAACTCCCCGACACCGTTTCGGGACAGGTCAGAGACCTGCAATCCCTCCAGGGGGAAAAAGGAACGCTGGTGATGTTTATCTGCAACCACTGCCCGTTCGTAAAGCACGTCAACCGCGAATTGGTCCGGCTGGCCAACCAGTACATGCCCAAAGGGATCTCGTTTATCGCCATATCCAGCAACGATGTGGAGAACTACCCGGACGACAGCCCGGAAAAAATGAAGGAAAATGCCCGGCTCCAGGGGTATCCGTTCCCTTACCTCTACGACGCCTCCCAGGAAGTTGCCCGCAGCTACCAGGCAGCCTGCACCCCGGACTTTTACCTGTTCGACGACAAACTCGACCTGGTCTATCGGGGACAACTGGACGATTCCCGTCCCGGAAACGGGATCCCGGTAACCGGCAAAGACCTGGAAGGGGCCATCACGGCGCTGCTAAACGGCGAATCCATCCCGGCCGACCAGAAGCCCAGTATCGGCTGCAATATTAAATGGAAACCTGCATCTTAA
- a CDS encoding bile acid:sodium symporter family protein — protein MEVQFDQLRIAFDSDSLFALNCALALVMFGIALDIRVSGFRSLLKSPRALCGGVACQFFLLPLLTFLLVLWLQPQPSFALGMILVAACPGGNVSNFMTHLAGGNTELSVSLTAIATLVAVVMTPLNLAFWGGQYAPAGQILQQVHINPMEMVQLVGFLLALPLLAGMGLRRLRPGLARSLARYFRGGSLLFFIVLVGIAVWKDHSVLAQALGLVFGMVLLHNLLALATGFLTGKALGLRISGPSPWRPAFKIPVWAFC, from the coding sequence ATGGAAGTCCAGTTCGATCAGCTCCGGATCGCCTTTGACAGCGATAGCCTGTTCGCATTGAATTGCGCGCTTGCGCTGGTGATGTTCGGGATTGCCCTGGATATCCGCGTGTCGGGGTTTCGTTCGCTACTCAAATCCCCGCGGGCCCTCTGCGGCGGAGTTGCCTGCCAGTTTTTCCTCTTACCGCTCCTGACTTTTCTCCTCGTGTTATGGCTGCAGCCACAACCGAGCTTTGCCCTGGGGATGATTCTGGTGGCTGCCTGCCCAGGCGGGAATGTTTCCAATTTTATGACCCATCTGGCCGGGGGGAATACGGAACTTTCCGTCAGCCTCACGGCCATTGCCACTCTGGTGGCAGTGGTAATGACCCCGCTGAACCTCGCTTTCTGGGGCGGTCAGTACGCACCGGCCGGCCAGATCCTGCAACAGGTACATATCAACCCGATGGAAATGGTGCAGCTCGTGGGCTTCCTCCTGGCCCTGCCCCTTTTGGCGGGGATGGGGCTCCGTCGTCTCCGACCGGGCCTGGCCCGGTCCCTGGCGCGGTATTTCCGGGGGGGCTCCCTGCTCTTTTTTATCGTTTTGGTGGGGATCGCCGTCTGGAAGGACCATTCGGTACTGGCCCAGGCCCTGGGCCTGGTATTCGGGATGGTTCTCCTGCACAATCTGCTGGCCCTGGCCACCGGTTTCCTCACGGGAAAGGCACTGGGCCTGCGGATATCCGGACCCTCACCCTGGAGACCGGCATTCAAAATTCCGGTTTGGGCCTTTTGCTGA
- a CDS encoding M20/M25/M40 family metallo-hydrolase codes for MHTTPPFTLFPGSRNWKSAALAAVLFLAGLSLSGQSADSLQIRKIFDESLLRGRSYDWLNHLSNQIGGRLSGSVRAKQAVEYTKKELEALGLDRVWLQPVMVPKWVRGTSEFAYIESEPGNTNNVPICALGGSVATPVGGIKAGVVEVQGIEQLQQLDREEVEGKIVFFNRPMDASLINTFQAYGGCVDQRHGGAEAAARMGAVGVIVRSMNLRLDDYPHTGSMSYGDLPESQRIPAAAISTNGAELLSTTLKLNPGIKFFFRQYCRQMADVLSYNVIGEIRGSEFPEEIMVVGGHLDSWDLGDGSHDDGAGCVQSMEVLRLLKATGYRPKRTLRVVLFMNEENGLRGGNKYAQEALNAGEKHVFALESDAGGFTPRGFSFDCTPEAFDRIVAWKPLFEPYLIHQFIRGGSGADIGPLKPQGLVLSGLRPDSQRYFDHHHAETDTFEAINRRELELGAAAMASLVYLCDRYGLPDQPGLRK; via the coding sequence ATGCATACGACCCCTCCGTTTACCTTGTTCCCCGGCAGCAGAAACTGGAAGTCCGCGGCGCTGGCAGCCGTGTTATTCCTGGCCGGACTGAGCCTTTCCGGCCAGTCCGCCGATTCCCTGCAAATACGAAAAATCTTTGACGAGTCCCTGCTGCGGGGCCGTTCCTATGACTGGCTGAACCACTTGTCCAACCAGATAGGCGGTCGGTTATCCGGGTCGGTACGGGCCAAGCAAGCAGTGGAATACACCAAAAAAGAGCTGGAGGCGCTGGGCCTGGACCGGGTCTGGCTGCAGCCGGTGATGGTCCCGAAATGGGTCCGCGGCACTTCCGAGTTCGCCTATATTGAGAGCGAGCCCGGAAATACGAACAACGTCCCGATATGCGCCCTGGGTGGGTCCGTGGCCACGCCTGTCGGTGGCATCAAGGCAGGGGTGGTCGAGGTGCAGGGCATTGAACAGCTGCAGCAGCTGGACCGGGAAGAGGTGGAAGGGAAGATCGTCTTCTTTAACCGCCCGATGGACGCTTCCCTGATCAATACATTCCAGGCCTACGGCGGATGCGTGGACCAGCGCCATGGAGGGGCCGAGGCGGCTGCGCGCATGGGGGCGGTGGGGGTCATTGTCCGATCGATGAACCTGCGCCTGGACGATTACCCGCATACGGGTTCGATGAGCTACGGCGACCTTCCCGAGTCCCAGCGCATCCCGGCGGCGGCTATCAGTACCAACGGAGCGGAATTGCTCAGCACCACCCTGAAACTCAACCCGGGCATCAAATTCTTTTTCCGCCAGTATTGCCGGCAGATGGCCGATGTACTGTCCTATAACGTGATTGGGGAAATCCGAGGAAGCGAATTCCCGGAGGAGATCATGGTTGTCGGCGGGCACCTGGATTCCTGGGACCTGGGCGACGGTTCCCATGACGACGGGGCCGGCTGCGTACAGAGTATGGAGGTGCTCCGCCTGTTGAAAGCTACCGGCTACCGGCCGAAAAGGACCCTTCGGGTGGTCCTCTTTATGAATGAGGAGAACGGCCTGCGCGGGGGCAATAAATACGCCCAGGAAGCACTGAATGCCGGGGAGAAGCACGTGTTTGCCCTGGAGAGCGACGCAGGGGGCTTTACCCCGAGGGGATTTTCGTTTGATTGCACCCCGGAAGCCTTTGACAGGATTGTCGCCTGGAAGCCCCTGTTCGAACCTTACCTGATCCACCAGTTTATTCGCGGGGGCAGCGGTGCGGATATCGGCCCGCTGAAACCCCAGGGCCTCGTCTTATCCGGACTCCGCCCGGATTCCCAGCGGTATTTCGACCACCACCACGCCGAGACGGATACCTTCGAGGCCATTAACCGGCGGGAACTCGAACTCGGGGCGGCGGCCATGGCCTCCCTGGTGTACCTGTGCGACCGGTACGGCCTGCCGGACCAGCCCGGCCTTAGGAAATAG
- a CDS encoding lysophospholipid acyltransferase family protein — protein sequence MKKLLYSVLKPLIRAGFFCYYREVRMIGMERVPRDRPVVFLPNHHNALLDPLLIAAYIRGRRPYFLTRSDVFQGGLLEWFFDMLRMIPIYRLRDGRDTLHRNEEIFERCADLLAANGDLLLFPEANHNLKRQVRPLSKGFTRIVLHTLKKYPDTDLHLVPVGFNYQRAAGFPDRVACYFGEALPAEAFLKAGDEQRVSREMKSAVSSRLKQLTTHIPPECDYEATLRELEADSPDWLLPGPINDRLSGHAVEIPTHSNREDGVHKIWDFLFRALNLPAWLLWRWIAANKVWEPEFMSTFRYLFALLAFPLYLGLLAATFALTGAPPQAYWCLPGLFLFNVLYVKFR from the coding sequence TTGAAGAAACTACTCTATTCCGTCCTGAAACCACTGATCCGGGCAGGTTTTTTCTGTTATTACCGGGAGGTGCGGATGATAGGAATGGAACGGGTTCCCCGGGACCGGCCGGTAGTCTTCCTCCCCAACCACCACAACGCCCTGCTGGACCCGCTGCTGATTGCCGCGTACATCCGGGGGCGCCGCCCGTATTTCCTCACCCGTTCCGATGTGTTTCAGGGGGGGCTGCTCGAATGGTTTTTCGATATGCTCCGGATGATCCCCATATACCGGTTGCGGGATGGCCGCGACACGCTCCACCGGAACGAGGAAATCTTTGAACGCTGCGCCGACCTGCTGGCCGCTAACGGGGACTTGTTGTTGTTCCCGGAGGCCAACCACAACCTGAAGCGGCAGGTACGGCCCCTGAGCAAGGGGTTTACTAGGATTGTATTGCATACGCTGAAGAAGTATCCGGATACGGATTTGCACTTGGTGCCGGTCGGATTCAACTACCAACGGGCGGCGGGTTTCCCGGACCGGGTGGCCTGTTATTTCGGCGAGGCGCTTCCCGCGGAAGCCTTCCTGAAAGCGGGCGATGAGCAACGGGTATCCCGGGAAATGAAATCGGCGGTCAGCTCCCGGCTGAAACAGCTCACCACGCATATCCCTCCTGAATGCGATTACGAGGCGACCCTTCGGGAACTCGAAGCCGATTCTCCGGACTGGTTGTTGCCGGGCCCGATCAACGACCGGCTGTCCGGTCATGCCGTGGAAATACCGACCCATTCTAACCGGGAGGACGGCGTCCACAAGATCTGGGACTTCCTGTTTCGGGCGCTAAACCTGCCTGCCTGGTTGCTCTGGCGCTGGATTGCGGCAAACAAGGTCTGGGAACCCGAATTCATGAGCACCTTCCGGTATCTCTTCGCCCTCCTCGCTTTCCCGCTCTACCTGGGACTGCTCGCGGCGACGTTTGCCCTTACGGGTGCTCCCCCACAGGCATACTGGTGCCTCCCCGGGCTCTTCCTGTTCAATGTACTGTACGTCAAGTTCCGCTGA
- a CDS encoding peptidylprolyl isomerase has translation MQEGIYAKFHTTRGEILVKLTHEKTPGTVGNFVALAEGDQPNSARDAGKPYYDGLKFHRVIPDFMIQGGCPSGTGTGDPGYKFDDEIHPDLKHNQPGVLSMANAGPGTNGSQFFITHVPTPWLDGKHTVFGHVASGQEVVDSIAQGDRIETLEIVRVGDAAESWDALAAFDEFRDAVRKKEEAAKAEMEQQLESHAEGFETTPSGLRYKMLETGDGEKPSRGDRVAVHYEGSLLNGTVFDSSVRRGDPIEFLLGEGQVIPGWDEGIQLLRVGDKARLLIPAELAYGSRGAGGVIPPNAPLLFDVELVAIR, from the coding sequence ATGCAAGAAGGCATTTACGCTAAATTCCATACGACGCGGGGGGAGATCCTCGTAAAACTCACACACGAAAAAACACCCGGGACGGTGGGCAACTTTGTGGCCCTCGCCGAGGGCGACCAGCCCAATTCTGCCCGGGATGCCGGCAAACCGTATTACGACGGTCTGAAATTCCACCGGGTCATCCCGGATTTTATGATTCAGGGCGGCTGCCCGTCGGGTACCGGTACCGGCGACCCCGGTTATAAATTCGACGACGAGATCCACCCGGATCTCAAACACAACCAGCCGGGCGTACTTTCCATGGCGAATGCCGGCCCGGGGACCAATGGCAGTCAGTTTTTCATCACCCATGTTCCCACCCCCTGGCTGGATGGGAAGCACACCGTTTTTGGCCATGTGGCCTCCGGGCAGGAGGTTGTGGATAGCATAGCGCAGGGCGACCGGATCGAAACCCTGGAAATTGTCCGGGTAGGGGATGCCGCTGAGTCCTGGGATGCGCTGGCGGCTTTTGATGAATTCCGGGACGCGGTTAGAAAGAAGGAGGAAGCGGCCAAGGCCGAAATGGAACAACAGCTGGAATCACATGCCGAAGGGTTTGAAACCACCCCGAGCGGCCTGCGATACAAGATGCTGGAAACCGGTGACGGGGAGAAGCCCTCGCGGGGCGACCGCGTGGCCGTGCACTACGAGGGCAGCCTGTTGAACGGCACCGTGTTCGACAGCTCCGTTCGCCGGGGAGACCCCATTGAATTCCTCCTGGGCGAAGGCCAGGTAATCCCGGGTTGGGACGAGGGCATCCAATTGCTTCGCGTAGGCGACAAGGCGCGCCTGCTGATCCCGGCGGAACTCGCTTACGGTTCCCGGGGGGCCGGGGGGGTTATCCCGCCAAACGCCCCCCTGCTCTTCGATGTGGAACTCGTGGCAATCCGGTAA
- a CDS encoding YfiT family bacillithiol transferase — translation MNEQELESLRYPIGHFTPHEAVSPRQLSDWIAEMEALPTKLRDVVSALSEDQLDTPYRPGGWTVRQVVHHLADSHHNSYIRFKWGLTEDTPTIKAYDEKAWAELFDSRKAPVGPSLDHLQAVHIKLVYLLRGLDSGQLRRQFIHPDTGSATTLEENIGRYAWHGNHHLAHIEALVARMGW, via the coding sequence ATGAATGAACAGGAACTCGAATCACTGCGATACCCGATCGGGCATTTCACCCCCCATGAGGCGGTCAGCCCCCGGCAGTTGTCCGATTGGATCGCCGAAATGGAAGCTTTGCCTACCAAACTGCGGGACGTAGTGTCCGCCTTGTCCGAAGACCAACTGGATACCCCTTACCGCCCGGGGGGTTGGACCGTGCGTCAGGTAGTGCACCACCTGGCAGACAGCCACCACAACAGCTATATACGCTTCAAATGGGGGCTTACCGAAGACACACCCACTATCAAGGCCTACGACGAGAAGGCCTGGGCGGAACTTTTCGATTCCCGGAAGGCACCGGTGGGCCCTTCCCTGGACCACCTTCAGGCCGTTCACATCAAATTGGTTTATCTGCTCCGGGGTCTGGACAGCGGGCAACTCCGGCGTCAATTCATCCACCCGGACACGGGAAGCGCAACGACGCTGGAAGAGAATATCGGCCGGTATGCCTGGCACGGGAACCACCACCTGGCCCATATCGAAGCGCTGGTGGCCCGCATGGGGTGGTAG
- a CDS encoding sigma-54-dependent transcriptional regulator, with protein MARILVIEDEAAIRRVLVKILTEENDAYQVEEAENGAEGLEKLKKQEYDLVLCDIKMPKMDGVEVLEAGRKSKPETPFIMISGHGDLDTAVQTMRMGAFDYISKPPDLNRLLTTVRNALDRKELVAENRILKKKVSKNFQMVGESDEIHGIKEMIDKVAPTDARVLITGSNGTGKELVAHWIHQKSPRSSAPFVEVNCAAIPSELIESELFGHVKGAFTSAVKDRAGKFEAANKGTLFLDEIGDMSLSAQAKVLRALQESKVSRVGSDKDIKVDVRVVAATNKDLQKEISEGKFREDLYHRLAVILIRVPSLNDRREDIPLLIEHFSGKIAEEQGTAPKGFTEKAIKLLQDYDWTGNVRELRNVVERLVILGGKEVSEEDVRLFASK; from the coding sequence ATGGCCAGAATACTCGTAATAGAAGACGAAGCCGCCATCCGGCGCGTATTGGTGAAGATCCTCACCGAGGAAAACGACGCCTACCAGGTGGAGGAGGCAGAAAACGGGGCGGAAGGCCTCGAAAAATTGAAGAAACAGGAGTACGACCTGGTCCTCTGCGATATCAAGATGCCCAAGATGGATGGGGTGGAGGTGCTGGAAGCCGGCAGGAAGAGCAAGCCCGAAACGCCGTTTATCATGATTTCCGGTCACGGCGACCTGGACACCGCGGTGCAGACCATGCGCATGGGCGCGTTTGACTACATCAGCAAACCCCCGGATCTGAACCGCCTGCTCACGACTGTGCGGAATGCGCTTGACCGCAAGGAGCTCGTGGCCGAAAACCGGATCCTCAAGAAAAAAGTCAGCAAAAACTTCCAAATGGTCGGGGAGAGCGATGAGATCCACGGCATCAAGGAAATGATTGACAAAGTGGCCCCCACCGATGCCCGGGTCCTGATCACCGGGTCCAATGGTACCGGGAAGGAACTCGTCGCGCACTGGATCCACCAGAAAAGCCCCCGCAGCAGCGCCCCGTTTGTGGAGGTGAATTGCGCCGCAATTCCCTCGGAACTCATCGAAAGCGAGCTATTCGGCCATGTCAAAGGCGCCTTTACTTCGGCAGTCAAGGACCGGGCGGGGAAATTCGAGGCGGCCAACAAAGGCACGCTGTTCCTCGACGAGATCGGGGACATGAGCCTTTCGGCCCAGGCCAAGGTATTGCGGGCCCTGCAGGAAAGCAAGGTATCCCGGGTTGGGTCGGACAAGGATATCAAAGTGGATGTCCGGGTGGTGGCCGCGACCAACAAAGACCTGCAAAAGGAAATTTCGGAAGGGAAGTTCCGGGAGGACCTCTATCACCGCCTGGCGGTAATCCTGATCCGCGTCCCGTCATTAAATGACCGCCGGGAGGATATCCCATTGCTCATCGAACATTTTTCGGGTAAGATTGCCGAAGAACAGGGTACGGCCCCGAAAGGGTTTACGGAGAAGGCCATTAAATTATTACAGGATTACGACTGGACCGGAAATGTCCGCGAGCTGCGGAATGTCGTGGAGCGCCTGGTGATCCTCGGCGGCAAAGAAGTCAGCGAGGAGGATGTACGGCTTTTTGCAAGCAAATAG
- a CDS encoding GNAT family N-acetyltransferase yields the protein MRSEDVSLESLETATLREFLLAGVQAYTDHYCHLWPDGNPAPYIDRNLRGPIVRKEMTDPAFRHWLVRTPDGVAGICVVNTGAKYPGFHPGNSLFIDKIYLKKAYTGQGVGTHVMDQLLGYCRRSGLAGIWLKAMAKGPAREFYLKAGFRKIGNSSIPYPEVLPDEAAMWVMGRDV from the coding sequence TTGAGATCCGAAGACGTATCCCTTGAATCCCTGGAAACCGCCACCCTCCGGGAATTCCTCCTCGCGGGTGTGCAGGCTTATACGGATCACTATTGCCATTTGTGGCCGGATGGAAACCCGGCGCCATACATCGATCGCAACCTGCGGGGGCCCATCGTGCGCAAAGAAATGACCGACCCGGCATTTCGCCACTGGCTGGTCCGCACCCCGGATGGCGTGGCGGGCATCTGCGTGGTGAACACCGGGGCGAAGTATCCGGGCTTCCACCCGGGGAATTCCCTTTTTATCGACAAGATCTACCTGAAAAAAGCGTATACCGGCCAGGGCGTCGGTACCCACGTAATGGATCAACTCCTGGGTTATTGCCGGCGCTCAGGACTTGCCGGAATCTGGCTGAAAGCAATGGCCAAGGGTCCGGCACGGGAATTTTACCTAAAGGCCGGTTTCCGAAAAATCGGCAATTCCTCCATTCCCTACCCCGAGGTACTGCCCGACGAAGCCGCCATGTGGGTGATGGGCAGGGACGTGTGA
- a CDS encoding ABC transporter permease has product MGKIGLIIRREYLAKVRNKSFVIMTFLSPILLVGMIVLIAYLTKVNDNEKRQVAVLNQSRFFTDAFLPQAGVSFIRFNDLTLEEAKDSTLSMGFYGLLHLPDRQDLVAVTEDAFLYTQDAPSTSVLEQVEAVFEDGLRAHRLQELGVSPEQYARVRSSYEIHTATFAGERNAKGINEFKALVGGAFGYLIMMFIIIYGGFVMRSVIEEKTSRIIEVIISSVKPFQLMLGKIIGTSLAGVTQFLIWILSASLLMVLVLLFLDIDPGILLESRGMPGGLDAGMASGAFPADETSRMILEEFLQLPMGLLIGFFLIYFILGYLIYSSIYAAIGAAVDNETDTQQFIFPIILPLMLAIYVGFFSVFSNPHGPIAVAFSIFPLTSPIVMLMRLPGGIGEGGVPPWQLVASLALLAGTFLGIVWLAAKIYRTGILMYGKKPTYRELFQWLKY; this is encoded by the coding sequence ATGGGTAAGATCGGCCTGATTATCCGGAGGGAATACCTCGCAAAGGTTCGGAATAAATCGTTCGTGATCATGACGTTCCTGAGCCCAATCCTCCTGGTGGGCATGATTGTCCTGATCGCCTACCTCACCAAGGTGAACGACAATGAAAAACGCCAGGTGGCCGTGCTCAACCAGAGCAGGTTCTTTACCGATGCCTTCCTGCCCCAGGCGGGGGTTTCCTTTATCCGGTTTAACGACCTCACCCTGGAGGAGGCCAAGGACAGTACGCTCTCCATGGGATTCTACGGCCTGCTCCACCTGCCGGACCGGCAAGACCTGGTTGCCGTTACGGAAGACGCCTTCCTCTATACACAGGACGCGCCCTCTACCTCCGTACTGGAGCAGGTGGAGGCGGTTTTTGAAGATGGGTTGCGGGCCCACCGGCTGCAGGAACTGGGCGTGAGCCCCGAACAGTACGCCCGGGTGCGCAGCAGCTATGAAATCCACACAGCTACTTTTGCCGGGGAGCGAAACGCCAAGGGAATCAACGAGTTCAAGGCCCTTGTCGGCGGGGCCTTCGGCTACCTGATCATGATGTTCATCATCATCTACGGCGGGTTTGTCATGCGGTCGGTCATCGAGGAAAAGACCAGCCGGATCATCGAGGTTATCATCTCCTCGGTAAAACCCTTCCAATTGATGCTCGGGAAAATCATCGGAACCTCCCTGGCAGGGGTTACCCAGTTTCTGATCTGGATTCTTTCGGCTTCCCTGCTGATGGTCCTCGTCTTATTGTTTTTGGATATCGACCCGGGAATATTGCTCGAATCCCGCGGCATGCCCGGCGGCCTGGATGCCGGCATGGCGTCCGGCGCCTTCCCGGCAGACGAGACGAGCCGGATGATCCTCGAGGAATTCCTCCAACTGCCCATGGGTCTGCTTATCGGGTTTTTCCTGATCTATTTTATCCTGGGATACCTGATCTACAGCTCCATTTACGCCGCTATCGGGGCCGCTGTGGACAACGAAACGGATACCCAGCAATTTATCTTCCCCATCATTTTGCCGCTGATGCTCGCCATCTATGTGGGCTTTTTTTCGGTGTTTTCCAACCCGCACGGCCCGATAGCTGTTGCTTTTTCAATCTTCCCGCTGACGTCGCCCATTGTGATGCTGATGCGGCTGCCCGGGGGTATTGGGGAAGGGGGCGTGCCGCCCTGGCAACTGGTCGCCTCCCTGGCATTGCTGGCGGGCACCTTTCTGGGGATCGTCTGGCTGGCGGCCAAGATTTACCGTACCGGTATTTTGATGTACGGAAAAAAACCGACATATCGCGAATTGTTCCAATGGTTAAAATACTGA